A part of Acaryochloris thomasi RCC1774 genomic DNA contains:
- the rodA gene encoding rod shape-determining protein RodA: protein MPLRTRSNTNWLLRALSPWKDIDQLLLILPMGIMALGAVMIRSTQQEPEWSGFWVQHLTIGFVGLALALLISRLNYRNLLTLHWLTYLATNAALLAVIFIGTSALGAQRWIPIAGFNVQPSEFAKVGVIITLSALLSQRPATSLFAIARTFAVLLLPWGLVFVQPDLGTSLVFGAIALGMLYWANAKLGWIILMISPIVSAIVLNMALQAQFHWGFGAGWLVVVILIGWFGFPRHLLGALGGLLLNLAAAGLGSVLWGLLQDYQKARLVLFLNPDQDPLGGGYHLIQSRIAIGAGGLWGTGLNQGTQTKLDFIPEQHTDFIFSAAAEELGFIGSALILLAFWLICFRLVRIALLTTDDFGSLIVMGIFSMVIFQVVINIGMNIGLAPVTGLPLPWMSYGRSALLTNFIAIGLAESVASHRPKRRLGMS, encoded by the coding sequence ATGCCCCTGCGCACGCGCTCCAATACCAACTGGTTATTGAGGGCATTAAGCCCCTGGAAAGATATTGATCAGCTCCTGCTCATTTTGCCGATGGGCATTATGGCCCTGGGGGCCGTTATGATCCGCAGTACGCAGCAGGAGCCGGAATGGTCTGGCTTCTGGGTGCAGCATCTGACGATCGGTTTTGTCGGGTTGGCGTTGGCGCTGCTGATTAGTCGTCTGAACTATCGCAATCTGCTGACGCTGCACTGGTTAACCTATCTGGCGACGAATGCAGCATTGCTGGCGGTCATTTTTATTGGGACAAGTGCTTTAGGTGCCCAGCGTTGGATTCCGATTGCGGGCTTTAATGTGCAGCCCTCTGAGTTTGCCAAGGTGGGTGTGATTATTACGCTGTCGGCGCTTTTAAGTCAGCGACCGGCAACGAGTTTATTTGCGATCGCACGTACCTTCGCTGTCCTCTTGCTTCCTTGGGGCTTGGTGTTCGTCCAGCCAGATTTAGGAACATCACTGGTGTTTGGAGCCATTGCCTTGGGAATGCTCTATTGGGCTAACGCTAAGCTGGGCTGGATTATCCTGATGATTTCGCCGATCGTCTCTGCCATTGTTTTGAACATGGCGCTACAGGCTCAATTTCATTGGGGGTTCGGGGCCGGATGGTTAGTGGTGGTTATCCTGATTGGCTGGTTTGGATTTCCGAGGCATTTATTGGGGGCACTCGGCGGACTACTGCTCAATCTCGCCGCTGCCGGTCTCGGATCGGTCCTATGGGGATTGTTGCAGGACTACCAAAAGGCTCGCCTGGTTCTGTTCCTCAACCCTGACCAAGATCCTCTAGGCGGAGGCTATCACCTGATTCAGTCTCGCATTGCTATTGGAGCCGGGGGACTTTGGGGAACGGGTCTCAATCAGGGAACGCAAACGAAGCTAGATTTTATCCCTGAGCAGCACACGGACTTTATCTTTTCCGCAGCCGCCGAGGAGCTGGGATTTATCGGTAGTGCCTTGATTCTGCTGGCATTCTGGCTGATCTGCTTTCGCTTGGTGCGGATTGCCCTGCTCACAACCGATGACTTTGGATCGCTGATTGTAATGGGCATCTTCTCGATGGTGATTTTTCAGGTTGTGATTAACATCGGCATGAATATTGGCCTTGCCCCCGTGACCGGCTTG